One genomic segment of Vulpes vulpes isolate BD-2025 chromosome 2, VulVul3, whole genome shotgun sequence includes these proteins:
- the SLC13A2 gene encoding solute carrier family 13 member 2, whose amino-acid sequence MATCWQGLWAYRSYLIVLLLPILLLPLPILIPTKEAYCAYSIILMALFWCTEALPLPVTALFPIILYPMMGIMDASEVCIEYFKDSNILFVGGLLMAIAVEHWNLHKRIALRVLLIIGVRPALLLLGFMLVTAFLSMWISNTATTAMMVPIAHAVLEQLHNTSKDVEEGSDNPTFELQEGSPQKDVTKLDKGQAHPALPASSESTVWQKREQLRFSQGMSLCVCYSASIGGIATLTGTTPNLVLQGQVNALFPKNGNVVNFASWFGFAFPTMAILLLLSWLWLQILFLGFNFRKNFGFGGQAKERERAAFHVIQKEHKQLGPMTFAEEAVSVLFIILVVLWFTREPGFFLGWGNLAFPDKDGNSMASDGTVAIFIGIILFLVPSKIPGLTQDPNKPGRLKAPPALLNWKTVNEKMPWNIVLLLGGGFALAKGSEKSGLSGWLGDKLTPLQNVPSPAIAFILCLLIATFTECTSNVATTTLFLPILASMAQAICLHPLYVMLPCTLAASLAFMLPVATPPNAIVFSFGGLKVSDMARAGFLLNIIGVLVITLAINSWSFPIFNLHTFPSWAYSNTTANCMAIQTNITTTPSP is encoded by the exons ATGGCCACCTGCTGGCAGGGCCTGTGGGCCTATCGCTCCTACCTGATTGTGCTACTCCTGCCCATTCTACTGCTGCCCCTGCCCATCCTCATCCCCACCAAG GAAGCCTACTGTGCCTACTCCATCATCCTCATGGCACTCTTCTGGTGCACCGaggctctgcccctgcctgtcaCTGCCCTCTTCCCCATCATCCTGTACCCCATGATGGGCATAATGGATGCTTCTGAG GTCTGCATCGAATACTTTAAGGACAGCAACATCCTGTTCGTCGGGGGGCTGCTGATGGCCATTGCCGTGGAGCACTGGAATCTGCACAAACGCATTGCTCTCCGTGTGCTCCTCATCATTGGGGTGCGGCCTGCCCT ACTGCTTTTGGGCTTCATGTTGGTCACAGCCTTCCTGTCCATGTGGATTAGCAACACAGCCACCACAGCCATGATGGTGCCCATCGCACATGCCGTTCTGGAGCAGCTCCACAATAcaagcaaggatgtggaggagggCAGCGACAACCCCACCTTTGAACTCCAAGAAGGGAGTCCCCAGAAGGACGTGACCAAACTTG ATAAAGGGCaggcccaccctgccctgcctgcttCTTCAGAGTCAACGGTGTGGCAGAAGAGGGAGCAGCTCCGCTTTAGTCAGGGCATGAGCCTGTGCGTGTGCTACTCGGCCAGCATCGGGGGCATCGCCACACTCACTGGCACTACACCTAACCTGGTGCTGCAAGGCCAGGTCAACGC GCTCTTCCCCAAAAATGGCAACGTGGTGAACTTTGCCTCCTGGTTTGGCTTTGCCTTCCCCACCATGGCCATCTTGCTGCTGCTCTCCTGGCTGTGGCTGCAGATCCTCTTCCTGGGGTTCAA CTTCCGGAAGAACTTCGGCTTTGGGGGACAGGCGAAGGAGAGAGAGCGGGCAGCCTTCCATGTCATCCAAAAAGAACACAAGCAACTGGGCCCCATGACCTTCGCAGAAGAGGCTGTCTCTGTCCTCTTTATCATCTTGGTGGTGCTATGGTTCACCCGGGAGCCAGGCTTTTTCCTTGGCTGGGGCAACCTGGCTTTTCCCGACAAGGATGGAAACAG CATGGCATCCGATGGGACAGTGGCCATCTTCATTGGAATAATTCTGTTCTTGGTGCCCTCCAAGATCCCAGGGCTGACTCAGGATCCAA ACAAACCAGGGAGGCTGAaggcccctcctgccctcctcaaCTGGAAGACCGTGAATGAGAAGATGCCCTGGAATATTGTGCTCCTGCTGGGTGGTGGCTTTGCCCTGGCCAAGGGCAGCGAG AAATCAGGACTGTCTGGGTGGCTGGGGGACAAGCTGACCCCACTACAGAATGTGCCATCTCCCGCCATTGCCTTCATCCTCTGCCTCCTGATTGCTACTTTCACTGAGTGTACCAGCAATGTGGCCACCACCACACTTTTCCTGCCCATTCTGGCCTCCATG GCTCAGGCCATCTGTCTCCACCCTCTGTATGTCATGCTTCCCTGCACGCTGGCCGCCTCCTTGGCCTTCATGCTGCCTGTGGCCACCCCACCCAATGCCATCGTTTTCTCTTTTGGGGGCCTCAAAGTGTCTGATATG GCCCGGGCAGGATTCCTGCTCAACATCATTGGGGTGCTAGTCATCACGCTGGCCATCAACAGCTGGAGCTTCCCCATCTTCAACCTGCACACTTTCCCCTCCTGGGCTTACTCCAACACCACAGCCAACTGCATGGCCATCCAGACGAACATCACCACAACACCTAGCCCCTAG